A single region of the Plasmodium chabaudi chabaudi strain AS genome assembly, chromosome: 3 genome encodes:
- a CDS encoding pseudouridine synthase, putative, whose product MKKIFNPYSKKSILFLYLLLLLFICIKQYRTFTVLQTNCNKNENIIRLNKLISINNNISRRKADKFIQNANIKINNKVVLNPGTHVDIAKDQIKVNDKKINLQNIKKIINNYNSSSTNQSTYKWIVLHKPKGLLCTNQDEKDRKSIFSIFPDDLLQKYRIVSVGRLDRNTSGVLLLTNEYAWINKLTHPKYERVRKYMIHIEGPVRMDALKTLADGVYLKDEYDSKKKNQKTQPALIEVLREENVKIQNQIKKISVLNISIKEGRNRQIRKMFQQINQPIIKIKRTAFENVTLKNIRLPKQYRELTKKEITSLKTRDF is encoded by the exons atgaaaaaaatattcaatcCTTATTCCAAGAAATCTATACTATTCCTTTATTTgcttttacttttatttatatgtataaaacaATACCGTACCTTTACTGTTCTACAAACAAACTGtaacaaaaatgaaaatataataagactaaacaaattaatttcaatcaataataatatttctcGAAGGAAAGCAGATAAGTTTATACAAAATGccaacataaaaattaataacaaAGTCGTTTTAAATCCAGGTACACATGTTGATATAGCCAAAGATCAAATAAAAgttaatgataaaaaaattaacttacaaaatattaaaaaaattataaataattataacagTTCTAGTACTAATCAAAGCACATACAAATGGATTGTCTTACATAAACCTAAAGGATTGTTATGTACAAATCAGGACGAAAAAGATAGAAAatctatattttccatttttccCGATGActtattacaaaaatatcgTATAGTATCCGTTG GCAGATTAGATCGAAACACCTCTGGAGTTCTACTCTTAACAAATGAGTATGCCTggataaacaaattaacacatccaaaatatgaacgagtaaggaaatatatgatacaTATTGAAGGCCCTGTACGAATGGATGCTCTTAAAACGCTAGCTGACGgtgtatatttaaaagatgaatatgatagtaaaaaaaaaaaccaaAAAACACAACCTGCTCTCATTGAAGTTCTTAGAGaagaaaatgtaaaaatacaaaatcaaattaaaaaaataagtgtattaaatattagTATAAAAGAAGGAAGAAATAGGcaaattagaaaaatgtttcaacaaataaatcaaccaataattaaaataaaaagaactgcctttgaaaatgttacactaaaaaatatacgcTTACCCAAACAATATAGagaattaacaaaaaaggaaataacaAGTTTAAAGACACGAGATTTTTAa
- a CDS encoding 40S ribosomal protein S30, putative: protein MGKVHGSLARAGKVKNQTPKAPKLSKGRRLTGRAKKRQLYNKRFSDSIGRKKGPNSRV from the exons atGG gAAAAGTACATGGATCATTAGCAAGAGCTGGTAAGGTCAAAAACCAAACCCCTAAGGCTCCCAAATTAAGTAAAGGAAGAAGATTAACTGGTCGTGCAAAAAAGAGACAGTTATACAACAAAAGGTTTTCTGATTCCATAGGAAGAAAGAAAGGACCTAACTCAAGAGTATAA
- a CDS encoding ribosome associated membrane protein RAMP4, putative, translating to MKVPTNRKIVKKVETFDNNITNRGNVPTSVAKKGKKYPVGPILLGIFIFVVIGSVVIQILNIFNRSNSYYY from the exons ATGAAG gTACCAACCAATAGAAAAATAGTTAAAAAAGTCGAAACCTTTGACAACAATATAACAAATCGAGGAAATGTCCCAACTTCAGTTgcaaaaaaaggaaagaaATATCCAGTAGGCCCTATACTACttggaatatttatttttgttgtaATCGGATCAG ttgttattcaaattttgaatatattcaACAGATCAAATAGTTACTATTATTGA
- a CDS encoding saccharopine dehydrogenase, putative: MSLKQYDILLLGSTGYTGEMVLEYLLENYEIKIKTDKLKILCGVRNVNKLNNILLKIKERINVECIDKINIKECDVENYESILNCATLCKVAISTVGPYGKYGYTIVKACIDGSCDYLDACGEHDFILNVYKEYNKIAKEKELKIIHSASFISAISDLGNLIIQEEFEKKYKSACPYVRIRLSSEGSNYRTVGKATLKSYLLFKKTVGNKYNKYYLCQDGDSNSDCVKWEDKHKTQNFCYEKEFGYCFDTTYSMVEETYVLWSNYLLNYKYGKNLVIDYKQYDSDLSYFSYMIKVGLFYINSFFSNFTFIDYLLDKYVDNFHKVKTSSELKKCNWKCTIVGESENDNISNTDILKKDEQNKQVVLNFQGKNEDPGYLLTAKIMSEAAISLVENKTDLNTNFGVMSVSVGLGWTLIDRLKQAAISITIDK; this comes from the coding sequence ATGAGTTTAAAACAGTATGACATTCTTTTGCTTGGTAGTACAGGATATACTGGGGAAATGGTTTTAGAATATTTATtggaaaattatgaaataaaaataaaaactgataaattaaaaatattatgtggTGTTAGAAATGTAAATAAgcttaataatattttattaaaaataaaagaaaggATAAATGTAGAATgtattgataaaataaatataaaagaatgTGATGTCGAAAATTATGAAtctattttaaattgtGCTACATTATGTAAAGTAGCAATAAGTACGGTAGGACCATATGgaaaatatggatataCTATAGTTAAGGCATGTATAGATGGATCTTGTGACTATTTAGATGCTTGTGGGGAAcatgattttattttaaatgtatataaagaatataataaaatagctaaagaaaaagaattaaaaattatacacaGTGCTTCGTTTATATCAGCTATAAGTGATTTAggaaatttaattatacaagaagaatttgaaaaaaaatataaaagtgCATGTCCTTATGTTCGGATTCGACTATCCTCTGAGGGTAGTAATTATCGAACAGTTGGAAAAGCTACattaaaaagttatttattatttaaaaaaacggtaggaaataaatataataaatattatttatgtcaAGATGGTGATAGTAATAGTGATTGTGTGAAGTGGGAAGATAAACATAAAACTCAAAACTTTTGTtatgaaaaagaatttGGTTACTGTTTTGACACAACCTATTCTATGGTTGAAGAGACATATGTGTTATGGTCTAACTACCTacttaattataaatatggaaaaaatttagtaatagattataaacaatatgATTCAGATTTGTCTTATTTTagttatatgataaaagtaggattattttatattaatagtttttttagcaattttacttttattgATTATTTGTTAGACAAATATGTTGATAACTTTCATAAAGTTAAAACATCTAgcgaattaaaaaaatgtaattgGAAATGTACCATAGTTGGTGAGtcagaaaatgataatatatctaATACCGATATTTTAAAGAAGGACGAACAGAATAAACAGGTTGTCTTAAATTTTCAGGGGAAAAATGAAGACCCAGGATATTTATTAACAGCTAAAATAATGTCAGAAGCTGCAATTTCGCTagttgaaaataaaacagaTTTGAATACAAACTTTGGAGTAATGTCTGTGTCAGTAGGTCTTGGTTGGACTCTTATTGACCGATTAAAACAAGCAGCAATCAGCATAACAatagataaataa